One region of Quercus lobata isolate SW786 chromosome 2, ValleyOak3.0 Primary Assembly, whole genome shotgun sequence genomic DNA includes:
- the LOC115964094 gene encoding uncharacterized protein LOC115964094: MGTPKAVKSQAIANLLAQFPGEEEFSLDDEVLGEVAMVEEVREQWVMKFDGSSTTHSGGVGVVLYHEEDKAVALSFKLEFPCSNNKAEYEAYLTGLATALEMGVRHLKVLGDSNLVVCQAKGSFSLKEPSLAPYRVMAQRMEEKFSTFEIEHAPRNENRFANALAALGSQIIFKGSSTNIEVSKREESIIKVLKEKFREEQGEGD, translated from the coding sequence ATGGGGACACCTAAGGCAGTGAAAAGTCAGGCTATAGCAAATTTATTGGCGCAATTTCCAGGAGAGGAAGAATTCTCGCTAGATGATGAAGTTCTAGGGGAAGTAGCTATGGTAGAGGAAGTCAGGGAACAGTGGGTAATGAAATTTGATGGGTCTTCTACTACCCATTCCGGAGGGGTGGGAGTAGTTTTGTATCATGAAGAAGACAAGGCAGTGGCACTGTCATTTAAGTTGGAATTTCCCTGTTCAAACAACAAGGCGGAGTACGAGGCCTATCTAACTGGGCTTGCCACAGCGCTCGAAATGGGAGTTAGACATTTGAAAGTACTGGGAGATTCGAACTTGGTCGTCTGCCAGGCCAAAGGAAGTTTTTCCTTAAAAGAGCCCAGTCTAGCTCCGTACAGAGTAATGGCCCAGAGAATGGAAGAGAAATTCTCAACCTTTGAGATAGAACATGCTCCGAGAAATGAAAATCGGTTTGCAAACGCGTTAGCTGCATTGGGTTCACAAATAATCTTTAAAGGGAGTAGCACTAACATAGAAGTCAGCAAGAGGGAAGAATCCATCATTAAGGTATTGAAGGAAAAGTTCCGGGAGGAACAGGGTGAAGGGGATTAG